A section of the Kribbella sp. HUAS MG21 genome encodes:
- a CDS encoding ABC transporter substrate-binding protein codes for MLRSTLIRTAIAGVAVLGLAGCGGGGDQLGGNDAGSSPAPSKVTSITVGSADFSESQLLAEIYGQALAAKGIEVKKKPNIGNRETYMAAIKDGSVDLLPEYTGAALHYFKKDATETEDQATYDALKGSLPSGLEVLEKSPAADEDTIVVTKATADKYNLKSLADLKPVAKDLAAGGSSEFKVRDAGLKGLKEKYGVEFGKEYKTLDAGGPLSLKALLDNQIQVSNFFTTQALIKDNNLVMLEDPENILPPNNVVPLIRTDHKSDDVVSVLNAVSAKLTTEGLTEMVKRIDVGKESADAVAKDWLSKNPLA; via the coding sequence GTGTTGAGATCCACACTCATCCGTACTGCGATCGCCGGAGTGGCGGTGCTCGGCCTGGCCGGTTGTGGGGGTGGGGGCGACCAGCTCGGCGGCAACGACGCGGGGTCCTCGCCCGCGCCGTCCAAGGTGACCAGCATCACCGTCGGGTCCGCCGACTTCTCCGAGAGCCAGCTGCTGGCGGAGATCTACGGGCAGGCGCTGGCGGCCAAGGGCATCGAGGTGAAGAAGAAGCCGAACATCGGCAACCGCGAGACCTACATGGCGGCGATCAAGGACGGCTCCGTCGACCTGCTGCCGGAGTACACCGGTGCCGCGCTGCACTACTTCAAGAAGGACGCCACCGAGACCGAGGACCAGGCGACGTACGACGCGCTGAAGGGCTCGCTGCCGTCGGGCCTGGAGGTGCTGGAGAAGTCGCCGGCCGCGGACGAGGACACCATCGTGGTGACCAAGGCGACCGCGGACAAGTACAACCTGAAGTCGCTCGCCGACCTGAAGCCGGTCGCCAAGGACCTGGCCGCCGGTGGCAGCTCCGAGTTCAAGGTGCGGGACGCGGGGCTGAAGGGCCTCAAGGAGAAGTACGGCGTCGAGTTCGGCAAGGAGTACAAGACGCTGGACGCGGGTGGTCCGCTGAGCCTGAAGGCGCTGCTGGACAACCAGATCCAGGTGTCGAACTTCTTCACCACGCAGGCGCTGATCAAGGACAACAACCTGGTCATGCTGGAGGACCCGGAGAACATCCTGCCGCCGAACAACGTCGTCCCGCTGATCCGGACCGACCACAAGTCCGACGACGTCGTGTCGGTGCTGAACGCGGTGTCGGCGAAGCTGACCACGGAGGGCCTGACCGAGATGGTCAAGCGGATCGACGTCGGCAAGGAGAGCGCCGACGCGGTCGCCAAGGACTGGCTGTCGAAGAACCCGCTGGCCTGA
- a CDS encoding formimidoylglutamate deiminase: protein MTSYWCETAVLPSGLAHRVLATVENGRFTSVRPDTDPGTATRLHGLIVPGLANCHSHAFHRALRGRTQTERGTFWTWREQMYAVAAALTPDTYYELAKATYGEMLLAGVTAVGEFHYLHHAPGGHRYDDPNAMGTALIAAARDAGLRIALLDTCYVAGGIDQPLNDVQQRFSDGDATAWASRVAQLSGADDVVIGAAAHSIRGVPQDQLGAVASAFPDVPLHIHLSEQVAENEACLSAYGRTPSQVLDEAGFLSGRTSAVHATHLTSVDIGLLGSSATYSCFCPTTERDLADGIGPSAQLRDAGSPLTLGSDSHAVIDLFEEMRAVELDERLATQERGHWSAAELLRAATVDGHRSIGFEDAGVIEVGARADLVALRLDSVRTAGTGGTVETAVFAAAAADVTDVVVSGRHLVAESKHQAMDVAAALTTSIGAVTA, encoded by the coding sequence GTGACCTCGTACTGGTGCGAGACCGCCGTCCTCCCCAGCGGTCTCGCACACCGGGTCCTGGCGACCGTCGAGAACGGCCGCTTCACGAGCGTCCGGCCGGACACCGACCCGGGCACCGCGACCAGGCTCCACGGCCTGATCGTCCCCGGTCTCGCGAACTGTCACAGCCACGCGTTCCACCGGGCGCTCCGCGGCCGCACGCAGACCGAGCGCGGCACGTTCTGGACCTGGCGCGAGCAGATGTACGCCGTCGCCGCCGCGCTCACCCCCGACACGTACTACGAGCTCGCGAAGGCGACGTACGGCGAGATGCTGCTCGCCGGCGTCACCGCTGTCGGCGAGTTCCACTACCTGCACCACGCACCCGGCGGCCACCGGTACGACGACCCGAACGCCATGGGTACGGCGCTGATCGCCGCCGCGCGCGATGCCGGCCTCCGGATCGCGCTGCTCGACACCTGCTACGTGGCGGGTGGGATCGACCAGCCGCTCAACGACGTACAGCAGCGCTTCAGCGACGGCGACGCGACCGCCTGGGCGTCGCGGGTCGCGCAGCTCAGCGGCGCGGACGACGTCGTGATCGGCGCGGCCGCGCACTCGATCCGCGGCGTTCCGCAGGATCAGCTCGGTGCCGTCGCGTCGGCGTTCCCCGACGTACCGCTGCACATCCATCTGTCCGAGCAGGTCGCGGAGAACGAGGCGTGCCTCTCGGCGTACGGACGGACGCCTTCGCAGGTGCTCGACGAGGCGGGCTTCCTCAGCGGGCGGACGAGTGCGGTCCACGCGACGCACCTGACCTCGGTCGACATCGGGCTGCTCGGCAGTTCGGCGACGTACTCCTGCTTCTGCCCGACGACCGAGCGCGACCTCGCGGACGGCATCGGCCCGTCGGCGCAGCTGCGCGACGCGGGCTCGCCGTTGACGCTCGGCTCCGACAGCCACGCAGTGATCGATCTGTTCGAGGAAATGCGTGCCGTCGAGCTCGACGAACGCCTGGCAACGCAGGAGCGCGGCCACTGGTCCGCGGCCGAGCTGCTCCGGGCCGCGACCGTCGACGGCCATCGATCGATCGGTTTCGAGGATGCGGGGGTGATCGAAGTGGGTGCACGGGCGGATCTGGTCGCGCTCCGGCTCGACAGCGTGCGGACAGCGGGCACCGGCGGGACCGTGGAGACTGCCGTCTTCGCCGCCGCGGCCGCGGACGTCACGGATGTGGTTGTCTCCGGCAGGCACCTGGTTGCCGAGAGCAAGCATCAGGCGATGGACGTGGCGGCCGCGCTGACCACCTCGATCGGTGCGGTGACCGCATGA
- a CDS encoding ABC transporter permease codes for MWEYLTDPFNWSGTEGIWARILQHLWYTFAALALSLVIALPVGMRIGHTRRGAFLAINAGNAARALPSLGLLMLAVLLTDQIGFLPVLIALVALGVPPILASTYAGLSGVDPATIDAARGMGMTGREILTKVEIPIGLPLIISGVRSATLQIVSTATIAALVSLGGLGRYVIDGLKLRDFPQMFTGALLVALLALLLDALFALIGRFTVSRGLKIG; via the coding sequence ATGTGGGAGTACCTGACCGACCCGTTCAACTGGTCCGGCACCGAAGGAATCTGGGCGCGGATCCTGCAGCATCTCTGGTACACGTTCGCCGCGCTGGCACTGTCGCTGGTGATCGCGCTGCCGGTCGGGATGCGGATCGGGCACACCCGGCGCGGCGCGTTCCTGGCGATCAACGCCGGCAACGCGGCGCGGGCGCTGCCGAGCCTCGGCCTGCTGATGCTGGCGGTGCTGCTCACCGACCAGATCGGCTTCCTGCCGGTGCTGATCGCGCTCGTCGCGCTGGGTGTCCCGCCGATCCTCGCGTCGACGTACGCCGGTCTGTCCGGTGTCGATCCGGCCACGATCGACGCCGCACGAGGAATGGGGATGACCGGGCGCGAGATCCTGACCAAGGTGGAGATCCCGATCGGGCTGCCGTTGATCATCTCCGGCGTCCGCAGCGCGACGCTGCAGATCGTGTCGACCGCGACGATCGCGGCGCTGGTGTCGCTCGGTGGCCTCGGGCGCTACGTGATCGACGGGCTGAAGCTGCGCGATTTTCCGCAGATGTTCACCGGCGCGCTGCTGGTGGCGCTGCTGGCGCTGCTGCTCGACGCGTTGTTCGCGCTGATCGGACGGTTCACGGTCTCCCGCGGTCTGAAGATCGGCTGA
- a CDS encoding allantoate amidohydrolase, which produces MSFESLWADQSAIGRDPDTGGYTRGGWTPTEREATHWFLDQCAARNLTIQSDTIGNHIAWWGSPDSPGVVTGSHLDSVIDGGAFDGPLGVVSALAAVDLLRAEGFVPSVPIGIGAFVEEEGSRFGMPCLGSRVAAGVVSAEQALRLTDRAGASLAVALEEAGIDPAGVGPSPLLQRMGTFVELHVEQGRGLTAPVGVASSIWPHGRYRFTFSGEANHAGTTLMEDRHDPMLTYAMTALAANKQARLAGARATFGRLSVEPNGTNAVPSRVTAWLDARAADTATLESLLAAITKQATERADRDGTTLEVTAESVSPIVDFPASLRDRLVDVLDGAPVLPTGAGHDAGVFSAAGIPTAMLFVRNPTGVSHSPAEYAEMDDCLAGVDALAAVLKDLAK; this is translated from the coding sequence TTGAGCTTCGAATCCCTCTGGGCCGACCAGTCCGCCATCGGCCGCGACCCCGACACCGGCGGCTACACCCGCGGCGGCTGGACCCCCACCGAACGCGAGGCGACGCACTGGTTCCTCGACCAGTGCGCCGCCCGCAACCTCACCATCCAATCCGACACCATCGGCAACCACATCGCCTGGTGGGGTTCGCCGGACAGTCCTGGCGTGGTCACCGGTAGTCATTTGGATTCGGTGATCGATGGTGGGGCGTTTGACGGGCCGTTGGGGGTGGTTTCGGCGCTGGCGGCTGTGGACCTGCTGCGGGCTGAGGGGTTTGTGCCTTCGGTGCCGATTGGGATCGGAGCTTTTGTGGAGGAGGAAGGGTCGCGGTTCGGGATGCCTTGTCTGGGGTCTCGGGTGGCGGCGGGGGTGGTGTCGGCGGAGCAGGCGTTGCGGTTGACGGACCGCGCCGGGGCCTCGCTGGCGGTGGCGCTCGAGGAGGCGGGGATCGACCCGGCGGGGGTCGGGCCGTCGCCGCTGCTCCAGCGGATGGGGACCTTCGTCGAGTTGCACGTGGAGCAGGGGCGCGGGCTGACCGCGCCGGTCGGTGTGGCGAGCTCCATCTGGCCGCACGGGCGGTACCGGTTCACGTTCAGCGGTGAGGCCAACCACGCGGGCACCACGCTGATGGAGGACCGGCACGACCCGATGCTCACCTACGCGATGACCGCGCTCGCCGCCAACAAGCAGGCCCGGCTCGCCGGCGCCCGCGCGACGTTCGGGCGCCTGTCCGTGGAGCCCAACGGCACGAACGCCGTACCGTCGCGCGTCACCGCCTGGCTCGACGCCCGCGCCGCCGACACCGCGACCCTCGAATCGTTGCTCGCAGCAATCACCAAGCAGGCGACCGAGCGCGCCGACCGCGACGGCACCACCCTCGAGGTCACGGCCGAGTCCGTGTCGCCGATCGTCGACTTCCCCGCGAGCCTCCGCGACCGCCTGGTCGACGTACTCGACGGCGCCCCGGTGCTGCCGACCGGCGCCGGGCACGACGCGGGCGTGTTCTCGGCCGCCGGCATCCCGACCGCGATGCTGTTCGTCCGCAACCCGACCGGCGTCTCGCACTCCCCGGCGGAGTACGCCGAGATGGACGACTGCCTGGCCGGCGTCGACGCCCTCGCCGCCGTACTGAAGGACCTCGCCAAGTGA
- the hutI gene encoding imidazolonepropionase, which produces MSSLLLTGIGSLVTNDPARGGPLGEVLDAALVLDGSKVGWVGPRQEAPAADSAIDLGGRAVIPGFVDSHAHLVFAGDRAEEFAARMTGTPYSAGGIRTTVAATREATDQQLTANVSRLVTEMRRQGTTTVEIKSGYGLTVADEARALQIARQFTDETTYLGAHVVPADYADDPAGYVELVTGPMLDAAAEHAKWIDVFVERGAFDADQGRAILQAGQARGLQARVHANQLGEGPGVQLAAEVGAAAADHCTYLTDADVDALASSGVVAGLLPAIEFSTRSPYPNARRLLDAGVTVALATDCNPGSGYSSSMPFCIALAVREMHMTPAEALWSATAGAATSLRRTDIGHLTPGARADLAVLDAPSYLHLAYRPAVPLVTQTFVGGRPV; this is translated from the coding sequence ATGAGCTCGCTGTTGCTGACCGGCATCGGTTCGCTGGTGACGAACGACCCGGCCCGCGGCGGTCCGCTCGGTGAGGTGCTGGACGCGGCGCTGGTGCTCGACGGCAGCAAGGTCGGCTGGGTTGGGCCCCGGCAGGAGGCGCCCGCGGCGGACTCCGCGATCGACCTCGGCGGGCGCGCGGTGATCCCGGGCTTCGTCGACTCGCACGCGCACTTGGTGTTCGCGGGTGATCGCGCCGAGGAGTTCGCGGCCCGGATGACCGGTACGCCGTACTCCGCCGGCGGCATCCGCACCACGGTCGCGGCGACCCGCGAGGCCACCGACCAGCAGCTGACCGCGAACGTGTCCCGCCTGGTGACCGAGATGCGACGGCAGGGCACGACGACCGTCGAGATCAAGTCCGGGTACGGCCTGACGGTCGCGGACGAGGCGCGGGCGCTGCAGATCGCGCGGCAGTTCACCGACGAGACGACGTACCTCGGTGCCCACGTGGTGCCGGCCGACTACGCCGACGACCCGGCGGGGTACGTCGAACTGGTGACCGGCCCGATGCTCGACGCGGCGGCCGAGCATGCGAAGTGGATCGACGTCTTCGTCGAGCGCGGCGCCTTCGACGCGGACCAGGGCCGCGCGATCCTCCAGGCCGGCCAGGCGCGTGGACTGCAGGCGCGCGTGCACGCCAACCAGCTGGGCGAAGGTCCCGGCGTACAACTCGCCGCCGAGGTGGGCGCGGCCGCCGCCGACCACTGCACGTACCTGACCGACGCCGACGTCGACGCGTTGGCGTCCAGCGGGGTGGTCGCCGGGTTGCTGCCCGCGATCGAGTTCTCCACCAGGTCGCCGTACCCGAACGCCCGCCGCCTCCTCGACGCCGGCGTCACCGTCGCGCTCGCCACCGACTGCAACCCCGGCTCGGGCTACTCGTCCTCGATGCCGTTCTGCATCGCGCTCGCCGTCCGCGAGATGCACATGACGCCGGCCGAGGCCCTCTGGTCCGCCACAGCCGGCGCCGCCACGTCCCTCCGCCGCACCGACATCGGCCACCTCACCCCAGGCGCCCGAGCCGACCTCGCCGTCCTCGACGCCCCGTCGTACCTCCACCTCGCCTACCGCCCCGCCGTCCCCCTCGTCACCCAGACGTTCGTCGGCGGCCGCCCGGTCTAA
- the hutU gene encoding urocanate hydratase codes for MSGPRPVRAPRGTTLTARGWQQEAALRMLQNNLDPEVAEHPDELVVYGGSGKAARDWNSFDAMVRTLTTLKDDETMLVQSGRPVGVMQTHEWAPRVLIANSNLVGDWATWEEFRKLEAMGLTMYGQMTAGSWIYIGTQGILQGTYETFGAVAEKKFGGSLAGTITLTAGLGGMGGAQPLAVTMNDGVAICIDVDESRIQRRIEHRYLDVRASSVDEALQLAEAAKKERKPLSIGVLGNAATIVPDLLRRGAPIDVVTDQTSAHDPLMYLPVGVEFDDWASAREKDPAGFTERAQESMARHVEAMVGFQDAGAEVFDYGNSIRDEARKAGYARAFEFPGFVPAYIRPLFCEGKGPFRWAALSGNPADIAKTDQAILDLFPDNEHLSRWIKMAGERVAFQGLPARICWLGQGERDKAGVRFNEMVASGELEAPIVIGRDHLDTGSVASPYRETEGMLDGSDAIADWPLLNAMVNVASGASWVSIHHGGGVGIGRSIHAGQVSVADGTDLARRKLERVLTNDPAMGVIRHVDAGYDKAVEVADAKGVRVPMREN; via the coding sequence ATGTCCGGACCACGTCCTGTCCGCGCCCCTCGCGGTACCACCCTGACCGCCCGCGGCTGGCAGCAGGAGGCCGCGCTGCGGATGCTGCAGAACAACCTCGACCCCGAGGTCGCCGAGCACCCCGACGAGCTGGTCGTGTACGGCGGTTCCGGCAAGGCCGCCCGGGACTGGAACTCGTTCGACGCGATGGTCCGCACGCTGACCACGCTGAAGGACGACGAGACGATGCTCGTGCAGTCCGGCCGCCCGGTCGGCGTCATGCAGACGCACGAGTGGGCGCCGCGGGTACTGATCGCGAACTCGAACCTGGTCGGCGACTGGGCCACCTGGGAGGAGTTCCGCAAGCTCGAGGCGATGGGGCTGACGATGTACGGCCAGATGACGGCCGGCTCGTGGATCTACATCGGCACCCAAGGAATCCTGCAGGGCACGTACGAGACGTTCGGCGCGGTCGCGGAGAAGAAGTTCGGCGGCTCGCTGGCCGGAACCATCACGCTGACCGCGGGGCTCGGCGGGATGGGCGGCGCGCAGCCGCTGGCCGTGACGATGAACGACGGTGTCGCGATCTGCATCGACGTCGACGAGTCCCGGATTCAGCGGCGCATCGAGCACCGCTATCTCGACGTCCGGGCGTCATCCGTGGATGAAGCGCTTCAACTCGCGGAAGCCGCCAAGAAGGAGCGGAAGCCGTTGTCGATCGGTGTCCTGGGCAACGCGGCGACGATCGTCCCGGACCTGCTGCGGCGGGGCGCGCCGATCGACGTGGTGACCGACCAGACGTCGGCGCACGACCCGTTGATGTACCTGCCGGTCGGCGTCGAGTTCGACGACTGGGCGAGCGCGCGGGAGAAGGACCCGGCCGGGTTCACCGAGCGGGCGCAGGAGTCGATGGCGCGGCACGTCGAGGCGATGGTCGGGTTCCAGGACGCGGGCGCCGAGGTGTTCGACTACGGCAACTCGATCCGGGACGAGGCGCGCAAGGCCGGCTACGCCCGGGCGTTCGAGTTCCCCGGTTTCGTACCGGCGTACATCCGGCCGTTGTTCTGCGAGGGGAAGGGCCCGTTCCGGTGGGCGGCGCTGTCCGGCAACCCGGCCGACATCGCGAAGACCGACCAGGCGATCCTGGACCTGTTCCCGGACAACGAGCACCTGTCGCGCTGGATCAAGATGGCCGGCGAGCGGGTCGCGTTCCAGGGCCTGCCGGCCCGGATCTGCTGGCTGGGCCAGGGCGAGCGGGACAAGGCCGGCGTCCGGTTCAACGAGATGGTGGCGTCCGGTGAGCTCGAGGCGCCGATCGTGATCGGCCGCGACCACCTGGACACCGGCAGCGTCGCGTCGCCGTACCGGGAGACCGAAGGCATGCTCGACGGCTCGGACGCGATCGCGGACTGGCCGTTGCTGAACGCGATGGTGAACGTCGCCAGCGGCGCGTCGTGGGTGTCGATCCACCACGGCGGCGGTGTCGGCATCGGCCGGTCCATCCACGCCGGCCAGGTGTCCGTTGCCGACGGCACCGACCTCGCCCGGCGGAAGCTGGAGCGGGTGCTGACCAACGACCCGGCGATGGGTGTGATCCGTCACGTCGACGCCGGCTACGACAAGGCTGTGGAAGTCGCCGATGCGAAGGGTGTCAGGGTCCCGATGCGGGAGAACTGA
- a CDS encoding GNAT family N-acetyltransferase, which translates to MTAADSAAVLALNATAEGLVDPLGPDRLDWLRLIAAHAAVVELDGEPAGFVLTFTPGSAYDGLAFEAFTRTYADRFLLVERIVVAAEHRRTGIATQVYRAIERAAKPFDRAVAAVPVDTPALTFHTGRGYAEVGKQVLPDGSTALLLSKELA; encoded by the coding sequence ATGACCGCCGCCGACAGTGCCGCGGTCCTGGCGCTGAACGCGACCGCGGAGGGCCTCGTCGACCCGCTCGGCCCCGACCGCCTGGACTGGCTCCGGCTGATCGCCGCGCACGCGGCCGTCGTCGAGCTGGACGGGGAGCCGGCCGGTTTCGTGCTCACCTTCACCCCCGGGTCGGCGTACGACGGGCTCGCGTTCGAGGCGTTCACCCGGACGTACGCCGACCGGTTCCTGCTCGTCGAGCGGATCGTGGTCGCGGCCGAGCACCGGCGTACCGGCATCGCGACGCAGGTCTACCGCGCGATCGAACGGGCCGCCAAGCCGTTCGACCGCGCGGTCGCCGCGGTCCCCGTCGACACCCCGGCGCTGACCTTCCACACCGGCCGCGGCTACGCCGAGGTCGGCAAGCAGGTCCTGCCCGACGGTTCGACCGCGCTGCTGCTGTCGAAGGAACTGGCCTAG
- a CDS encoding ABC transporter ATP-binding protein, protein MIEFEDVTKRYPDGTVAVDKLSLRIPSNQITVFVGPSGCGKTTSLRMINRTIERTSGTISIDGQDINAQDAVTLRRGIGYVIQNAGLFPHKTVVDNIATVPKLLGWDKRKARSTAMELLERVGLDPKMAERYPAQLSGGQQQRVGVARALAADPAIMLMDEPFSAVDPIVRHQLQEELLRLQRDIGKTIVFVTHDIDEAIKLGDNIAVMRVGGKLAQFAPPSELLANPADDFVRGFVGQDRGYRALTFIHPESLPVHPLPDELALRDGVPVGWKNGSGELLPVGSVFQRGDSLRAALDAVLTSPNGWGVVVDEQGQAVGVVDQGAVAEALRS, encoded by the coding sequence ATGATCGAGTTCGAGGACGTCACCAAGCGGTATCCGGACGGCACCGTCGCCGTCGACAAGCTGTCCCTGCGGATCCCGAGCAACCAGATCACCGTGTTCGTCGGCCCGTCCGGCTGCGGCAAGACCACGTCGCTGCGGATGATCAACCGCACGATCGAGCGGACCTCCGGGACGATCTCGATCGACGGCCAGGACATCAACGCCCAGGACGCGGTCACGCTGCGCCGCGGCATCGGGTACGTGATCCAGAACGCGGGCCTGTTCCCGCACAAGACGGTGGTGGACAACATCGCCACGGTGCCGAAGCTGCTCGGCTGGGACAAGCGCAAGGCCCGCAGTACGGCGATGGAGCTGCTGGAACGTGTCGGCCTCGACCCCAAGATGGCCGAGCGGTACCCGGCCCAGCTGTCCGGTGGCCAGCAGCAACGAGTCGGCGTCGCCCGCGCGCTCGCGGCCGATCCGGCGATCATGCTGATGGACGAGCCGTTCAGCGCGGTCGACCCGATCGTCCGGCACCAGTTGCAGGAGGAGTTGCTCCGCCTGCAGCGCGACATCGGCAAGACGATCGTGTTCGTCACCCACGACATCGACGAGGCGATCAAGCTCGGCGACAACATCGCGGTGATGCGCGTGGGCGGCAAGCTGGCGCAGTTCGCGCCGCCGTCGGAGTTGCTCGCCAACCCCGCGGACGACTTCGTGCGCGGGTTCGTCGGGCAGGACCGGGGTTACCGCGCGCTGACGTTCATCCATCCGGAGAGCCTGCCGGTGCACCCGTTGCCGGACGAGCTCGCGTTGCGGGACGGCGTACCGGTCGGCTGGAAGAACGGATCCGGCGAACTGCTGCCGGTCGGCTCGGTCTTCCAGCGCGGCGATTCGCTGCGGGCCGCGTTGGACGCCGTACTGACGTCACCGAACGGATGGGGCGTGGTCGTCGACGAGCAGGGCCAGGCGGTCGGCGTGGTCGACCAGGGTGCAGTCGCCGAGGCGTTGCGATCATGA
- a CDS encoding phosphoribosyltransferase family protein encodes MSRGSLVGALTAAALGVGFVEMRRSGGSAVDSDRWARRTTAPDYQDRHVVFGFRRALVRAGDRVLMVDDWADTGATARVARELVAECGAHWIGAACIVDGLTDPRLRHDLPLKALLNIRQL; translated from the coding sequence GTGTCGCGGGGATCGCTGGTCGGGGCGTTGACGGCGGCGGCGCTCGGGGTCGGGTTCGTCGAGATGCGGCGGAGCGGGGGCTCGGCGGTCGACAGTGACCGGTGGGCGCGGCGTACGACGGCGCCCGACTACCAGGACCGGCATGTCGTGTTCGGGTTCCGGCGGGCGCTGGTCCGGGCCGGCGATCGCGTGCTGATGGTGGACGACTGGGCCGACACCGGCGCGACGGCGCGGGTGGCTCGGGAGTTGGTCGCGGAGTGCGGGGCGCACTGGATCGGCGCGGCCTGCATCGTCGACGGGCTCACCGACCCGCGCCTCCGGCACGACCTGCCCCTGAAGGCGCTGCTCAACATCCGGCAGCTCTAG
- a CDS encoding ABC transporter permease: protein MSWIGDNLGLIWEQLVEHLYLAILPVILGLIVSVPLGYVATRYSWLANPLIAFGGILYSLPSIALFIVLPAILGTKVLSTVNIIVALTIYAVSLLIRNVIDGLRSVPPDVRQSAVAVGYGAVHRLVAVDLPIAVPVIFTGLRVVTVANISMVSVGAVIGIGGLGELFTLGFQKDFLTPVVVGVVLSLGLALLADLVLVTLQRVLTPWARTATPVVEVA from the coding sequence ATGAGCTGGATCGGCGACAACCTCGGGCTGATCTGGGAGCAGTTGGTCGAGCACCTGTACCTCGCGATCCTGCCGGTCATTCTCGGGCTGATCGTGTCGGTGCCGTTGGGGTACGTCGCGACGCGCTACTCCTGGCTGGCGAATCCGCTGATCGCGTTCGGCGGCATCCTCTACTCGTTGCCGTCGATCGCGCTGTTCATCGTGCTGCCGGCGATCCTCGGCACGAAGGTGCTGTCCACGGTCAACATCATCGTGGCGCTGACCATCTACGCGGTGTCCCTGCTGATCCGCAACGTGATCGACGGACTGCGTTCCGTGCCGCCCGACGTCCGGCAGTCCGCGGTCGCGGTCGGGTACGGCGCCGTCCACCGGCTGGTCGCGGTGGACCTGCCGATCGCCGTACCGGTCATCTTCACCGGACTGCGGGTGGTCACGGTCGCGAACATCTCGATGGTGAGCGTCGGCGCGGTGATCGGGATCGGCGGGCTGGGGGAGCTGTTCACGCTCGGTTTCCAGAAGGACTTCCTGACGCCGGTCGTGGTCGGTGTGGTGCTGTCGCTGGGACTGGCGCTGCTCGCGGACCTCGTGCTGGTCACGTTGCAGCGTGTCCTGACTCCTTGGGCGCGTACCGCGACACCTGTGGTGGAGGTGGCCTGA